A segment of the Balaenoptera musculus isolate JJ_BM4_2016_0621 chromosome 9, mBalMus1.pri.v3, whole genome shotgun sequence genome:
TAAATTTTAGCCCAGGGGAGCCTTTATGTGAAATGGAGAAAGGCACCCCTCCCGCTCTGGACAGACATCATCCCTCGTCCTCAGCAGAATACCTCTGTGCAGTGCACAAACTGGGCAACTATCCATGGCAGCCCTGTTGCCAGAGAATGCCCAAGTATGGTCAACAGAAGCTCTAAGACAATGCTTAGAGACCCCCCAAACCAAAACCTAGAAAATGGATTGTTAAAGCGGCATGAGGAGAGGCATTCCCCCATGTCCATATTAGAGATCAAACGGGGACAGTGGGCAAGGGAGATCTTTGAAGAGAGCACAAACGGGTGCAGTCAGAATGGCTGGATGAAGTAGATGGATGAGATTTCAGCTATCCCCCTTTGGCAAGTGTGTTTAAGGCTGTACGTGGTAAAGTGTGCATGTGGGAAAAGAAGTCTATATGGGAATTTGAGGCAGCTAAGTGGTGGGCTGTAAAGGACATCTCTCATTTGCCCCACCCAGTAACCTCCTCCTTCTGATAACAGCATCTCCTTTTTCCCTGAGGGTCCACCCTTCCCAACTCTGAGGCCATGCGATTCAGGTGGACCTagccgccccgcccccaccccagctctAGGGATGAGCCaacaaattctatttttttttccctcaagcttTTTCAAGTAGGTTTTCTGTCACATGTGATTGAAAAAAGTACCCAgctataaaacagataactaataagaacctactgtatcgcacagggaactctacccaatactctgtaatggcctatatgggaaaagaatctaaaaaagagtggagatatgtatatgtataactgattcactttgttatacacctgaaactaacacaacattgtaaatcaactatactccagtaaaaaatttttaaaaaaagaaagaaaaaagtacccACCTCACACAGACATTGTCTAACTTCAGAAGAGAGCAAAATGGGAGAGGAATGCCTTGTAAAAGTAGACTGCCACAAACCCAGCATATGATTTGGGGCAGGTCCCTATAcatccctggacctcagtttcctcatctatgaaggGAGGGAGTTGGTCAGAATGATCTCCATGGTCCCTTCCAGCTGTGACACTTTATGATTCTGGGACATTTGTATTTTTACCCCCAAACAAATCACAGCTATGGTGACAGGTCTGGGCAGGGTGGAGAGAGGCTCGCCAGGTTTGTGGGAAGATCAGAACAGAGCCACAGGGGCCCAGGGGCCCTGGGGTTTGCAGTGGGTAAGTGTTCCCAGGGCAGTGTAGGTTGAGAGGGACCACATCCTGCTGAAGCTGCAGCAGGGggttgtggggtgggggtggggtgacgTGGAAGACGAGGAGGTGGAGGCCCGTCAGCAGCCTCCTTGAGTTCTGCTTTCGTAACTGAGTGTCCAGCAGAGCCTATTTGTTTGCTTTGAAGCTGTGGAACTGTCGCTTTAAAGTAGCTAGCAGTGTTTGTCCCCAGAATGGAGGCAGAATTTTTCTTTGGAGGAAGAGTCACATGAAGGGAGCAGCACTCCAGTGGGTCTTTAGGAAAAGTCAAGTCAGAGCCCAAGTCTCAGAACAGAGATGCAGAAGAGAGAGGAGCTAAGCAGGAATGTCCCATGTGTGGAAGGAAAAACGGGGAAGGGGAGGTTTGCTTCTGCCTGAGCctgggagaggagctggggagCACTTGAGGGTGCATTGCTACAGTTGGGGGGCAGGATGGGCTGCCCCAGCAATGTGGGAGCAGGCAGAGGGTCAAGGAGAATGAAGGCTGTAGGGGTTACCTCACGAAGGAACATGAACCACCAACCCCAATGCCAGCAATCTCCAGCATCCAATTTAAGTGCTCTATTTTCTACATTGCATTTCCCTTCTGTATTCCCAAGTAAAATTTTGTGAGATGTTACCCAGTGGTCTTGGCTATGCTTTGGGGAATTGAGGGAGGTgggctggtgggtgggtggatgagaGCCACAGAAGTTGGTAAAGCTGGTTAGGAGAGAGCAAGAGGCCGAGTGCAGACCCTGGAGAGAGGTTAGTGAGGGACAAGGCGAACGAATAGATTTGTATCATCGTTCCCAAGGATGGTCCCGGATCCTGGGGGAAGGAGACTCTCTGAAGGCGAACAGGCTGGAGTTGTCCTTCAGGACACACACCCCCGCCACCACCCACAAGAGGAACATGTCCTCACCAGTTTGTCAAGCACTGACAGGCCCTATGTTCACTGGTTTTTCCCTCAGTTTGTACTAAGTGGCTGACTGGgccttcttatttttctaaagaagctttttaatttttaattttatttttcagtaaagtCATTTTCTCTCTGGCCCTGTATGGGGTGGTCagaggggagatggaggaggacgGGGGAAATGGACAGCACCTCACGGGACTCCCAGGACCCCAGCCATTAGCGCATCACCCTTGGCCTCTGCCGCCTGCCCTGCCCTCACACAGGACTCTTTCACATTCCAAACTGCCTgcctagtttgtttttttaagaaagcaataaCCACAGCACATTCACTGTGGTTCTTTATAGCTTTCCATATGTATAATCgttctttctctcttcagtttttccaatgtttttttcttttaaataaatgctcaTAAATTTTACTGgtgaaaaggatgaaaaaacaTACCAAAAAAGGACAGCttgttgggaggaaaaaaaaaccaagcagaatgcagaaaaaaaaattcttgtttagCATTATATACCTAAGAAATGGGGGGGAAAATGTTCAAGTTTTATGAAAAAGAGATTATTCTGTAATATCTTCAAAACTTGCATGTCTAAGTCTTGAGCTTTTACTTGATAAGCTTAAACCCCCAGCCATCACCCGCCCTGGGCTTGCTGAGGAGACCCCTCAGTCCTAGGAGGACGATCCCTGGCTTCTCTCAGCCATTAGGTTCATGTGGGGCCTTGCGTAAGTTAGATGATCCGGAGGCCCCCAGTCTTTATAACTGCAAAGGGTTGGATTAGAAGCTTTCAAAGGACCGTTTCATCTGGAAAGTTCTATGGCTTTATGATAAAGTCAGTCACTTGATGAGCTAGAGCAAAGAAATGGATTCAAAGGCCCCTTCAAATCCTCTCTCCCATCAGAGAAGCTGCAACAGACGCTGCTGGCTGCCTTCCCAATAtccatcctccccttcctccttaccAGCAGAACTCCAATTTTTGGGGGGGTCAGTAATGTGTCCAGCTATAAAGCaacttcccagcctctcttgcagctgGGCATGGCCACCTGACACAGTCCCAGCCAGTAAGATGTAAGTTTAAGCTTAAGCCCATGGATGGCCAACTCAGCTGGCTCACATTTTTTTGCCCCTTACCCTTACCCTTTTTTTGCCTGGAATTCAGTCATATGATGGCAACACACTAGGGGTCAAAATGGTAGCAGAGTGGCAAAACAGAACAGGCCAGAGGGGTCTGGGTCCCCAGGGCATCAAGGAGTCACTGAACTAGCCCTGCACTGCCCACCTCAGACGACTTATTCCGTAAGAGAAACAAAACCTTGATCTGGTTAAGCCACAGTAAGGTGGGTTTCTGTCACATACGCTAAACCTAGTCGTAATTTGTACTAGGCTGAGGAGAAGAAACACCCCCCTTCAACgaatattgagcacctactgtgtgcctgacaGGAACTGAGTGAGAGTGAATAACCCAGACATGGTCGTTCCCCTTATAGGCTCTCAAACTAGCAGTAGAGACAATAACAAATAAAGAAGTCAATTAATTATTATCACTGctatcaaagaaagaaataaggttcgggaaaagaaaataatagatctACTTCCAGTGGGTGGTCCTAGAAGGACTAGTGAAGCAATGAAATTGAAGGGGAAATTTTAAGGAGTGGGCCACACGAAGGAAGAGTAAGAGGAAACAATATTCCAGACAAGGAGGAGCAGCACATACAAAGGCCTCTAGTTGGGAAGGAGCTGAAGGAACTGAGAAAAAGCTCGTGAGGTTGGGGCTGATGAACGAGGTGTTGAAACAAGGTGAGAGAGGGCTGGCCACCTGCTAGGGCCTATAGCAGGGCCAGCCATGCGGCGCCTTGGGCGGGTTTTAAGTCACAGAaggattttaaggaaaaaattgcCTTTTAAGAAGACCCCCATCTGGAAAGCAGTTTCAGCCCCAACTTCTGTGGGCCTGTTGGCTGCACAGAGGTCTGTGCAACAAGTTCCTGGCCCTAGTCCTGAGGGCTTTGGGCATGACTCAGGGTCACCTGCAGGCCAGTCCCAGGCCTGCCACTCAGTAGCTACGTGCCTTTTAAAAGCCActgtcctctctgagcctgagcttcctcatctgaaaataagGACAGTAATAGTCCtacctcgggacttccctggtggcacagtggttaagaatctgcctgccaatggaagggacacgggttcgatctctggtgcgggaagatcccacgtgctgcggcacaactaagcccgtgcgccacgactactgagcccgcgtgccacaactactgagcccgcgtgccacagctactgaagcccgtgcacctagagcccgtgctctgcaacaagagaagccactgcaatgagaagcctgcacaccgtaacgaagagtggcccccgctcaccgcagctagagaaagcctgtgcgcagcaacgaagacccaacgcagccaaaaattaaaaataaataaataaatgtattaaaaaaaaatagtcctacCTCTTAGAGCTGTGAGGAGGCAATGTGTTGAGTCCTTGGAACCATGCCTGGTGCACACTATGTGCCAGAAAAGAGTTTATTATTTTCACTGTTACTGGGAAGCCCATCAGCATCCAGATACTCCTGCCTCTAAGGCAATACTTCTCCAACTaggcattagcatcacctgggtcCCATCCTCAGAGACTCTGATTCAGTAGGGCTGGGgtggcctgagaatttgcatttccaaaaaGCTCCTAGGTCATCCTGATGCCtgtggtctgcagaccacactGCATTTGGCTAGGGTCAAGGCAGCCCCTTGAGAATATTTTGGGGAAGGATGACTGGCTTCCCACTGCTGTAGTCACCTTCAGCCCTAATAGACAATGGCAGAGGGTAGGAGGCCCAAAGCCCCACTCCCCCTAGAAGACTTGAACGTGTTCCTCCTGGGAAGCAGGAAAGCAGGGATCAGAGATTCTCAGCCTTTAAGGGACCTCGGAATTTCTGGGGAAGATGGTAAAAAAAGCAGATTTGGGGGtccaccccagagattctgttTCAGCCTGGGGGTGGAACCGAAACATCTTTATGTTAAATGACTCCCTATAGATTCTGCCACAGGCCAGGCTTGGACAAATGGTGACACGGTGGTTTTGGAGTTAGACAAACCCAAGTTCAAATCTCCCTCAACTTTCAATctatgtggccttttgtggcCTTTAAAACCTCTCCAAATCACGCTCTCCTTATCTGAGCTTATTAATGAGCTTATTAATACCAGTAATATCCTCCCCctgaggatgaaataaaaatatttgtgcaaAGGGCATAAAAGTTATAATCACAGACTCCAGTGTGCAAAAGTATGACTTGCTTTATTTATCTAACTTAGCCCATGACCTCGGGTTTCTGTTAATAGCAGAAAACTTCAGCTTGGAAATTCTAGACCACTTCCAGCTCTAAAAAAACTCATCTTTTTTGGGAAACTCTAGCCCGAGTCAGGATTCTTTCATCCTCTGTCGCTGGCCCTTCCCCTGGAAATGATCTAGGTTCTTCAGGGGTTCATTTCCCTGACTTCTCAGGCCTCCCACATGGAACAGCTGGTCCTGGGAACAGGTATGCCCAGTTGATGCCCACTGTGCCATCATGGCTGCTGGCTGCATGGCCCCTCGGCTCAGCCTACTTGCTTCTACCCTAAGCCTTCTCGCCTCTACCCTAAGCCATCTTACCCGCCAACCTTCTCATTTCTTTGCTAAGAGCTCTCAACAGCTGCATTACTGATGTGTACCCAGCCATATGGCTGCCTCTAATCACCTGTCCAGAGCCCTTGCTCAGCCACTGTTAAGCTGAGGCTCAGGCGCCATATTGGACATGGCCCATACCCAGAGTTTTGATTGCCACTGATCCCCTCTTTCTGTTAACTGGTCCAACTTCTGTCTTCTTCTACAGGTTGGGTGGAAAGGGGGACTTGTTCCTATTTTCCCCCGCTTTCTTCCCTGTCTGTAAAGCCCTGCACTACGTGTCCTGCAGGGGCCAATTCATGGGTATCCACAATCCTTTCCTTTAGCAACAACAATTACTAAAGTCTGGCTTTTGCAAATGAAAGTCTTGCTTCCTGCCTCAGACTTACACAAGCCCATTCAGCTCTCCAGTTGACTTCTTGTTATTGGGGGTACTTGCCTTCCCCTGAAGGCAGGGCAAACAGACCCACCCACTATCCCGGCTCCCCAGTGATGGGGGAAGGCAAAAGGTACAAGGAAGCCTGAGGATGGGGGAAGAGACCTCATTTGTATCTCAGAATCTCTCCCTGAGATAAAGTAAATGGCCTTGCCTAGACTAACTTCCCAGTGCATGACAACCATGATGATTATCgtgaggaggaaaaagaggactTCTCTCTGGATGTGCGGTGCTTTGCTGTGCTGGCTCTGACTGGCTGCGACTCTGCTCCCAAGACCAAGGGAGCCTGTGAGGGTGCCCAGTAAGAGCAGGTCACAAACCAGTAACTTGTTCACTTTCGTTAACAGGGTGAGAGGGATCTTCTGAATGGAGGACTCTGAAATGTGCGTCTACTCCCTACCCAGCATGGGAAAtgaagcaggaagaggaggaggctgcCTGTCTGTACCCACCCCTCGCTCAAGGTGCCAGAAACGCCACCACTGGAGATCCACTCCTTCAGATCAAACACTGTCCCCTCCAGGCTCATCTTAAAATGTAAGTACCAAAGGGACAGCGTGTATATTAGTAGCTCCAGGGGGTGTGTTATCTGTTCTGGGCCCCGAGAACATttcaagaggagaaaagggaagggctGCTGGTCCCCCTGTCCGCCTGGATACCTGAGGAGTGAAGAGGCATTTCCAAGGCCCCTGTCCCCTCCTCAATGCTGAGCCCAAAGGGGTGGCAGTCAGTGCCAGAAGCCACCAAGCCTCttcaaacttgtttttatttcctaaggagtcagggcaggggtggggaagggatccATAACTTGGGTTTCAGGAGGAGCCCAGGCCTTGGGAAAGAAGACAAACCCTCTGGCTCTGCCCTCAGCAGTATTGTCAGTAGGGGTGATTAAGCGTGTGCTCCATGATGGTCCAAATGGCCATCCACGTCTCCTGGGCTGTGGGGATAATCTGGGTGGCCGGCAGCAGGAAGCCATAGTGCCCCGTGTCACGGAGCTCGAAGGTGAAGGAGTACTTGATGCCACTGTCATAGGCCCAGTCGACAGTGATCCCACTGGCCACATCTGGATACAAAAGGGCAAAGAAATGCTCCCAAAAGGAAGAACAGGGTGTGGTCACAAGGTACAGAGGCATCCTGAGAGGACAGTGGGCCCTGGGGGCCAAATTCCCACCCATTCCAGACCACACCAAGCTTCCTGGCCCAGGCCTCAACCTGGGCCATACGCTGCTCACCCAGCCCAATCTCTGCCCTGGCAAAAAGAAAGCTTTTGAGGCCACCAGACTTGGGATATTTACCCTCAAGGAACATTGCAGTAACCCAGGCATTGGGAGATAGGCACTAATTAATGCTGCAAAGAAACAGGTGCCTGTGTCTGGGTACCACCATTCACCCTTCTATTCAAATGTGGAAATCAGCTCTGGCCCAGCCCAGCTAGATCTATGGCACAACCCTGTGGCCAACCAGGCCTGCCAGTCAGCAGAGCTTGCACCTGCTCGACCCCAGGTGGATGTGGTGCCTGAAGCAGCAACAGCCAGGGGAAGGCTCACTCACAGAgggtggtgctgatgctgccgTAAATGTACTCGATCCCATGAACCTCATACAGGGCCTGCACTGCATCCTTGGCAAGACTGTACTGCAAGATTAAATCCAGAGAGTGAGATGCCGGCCTTCCCCACActcccacaccctcaccagctgCTGAGAAGCAGGGACTTCAGAGTCCTGGAAGCTGAATGTGTAGATGGCTCTTGTGAGAAGGAAGCACAGCACCTCCAGTTTTGAACTTGATCACATGTGAGAAcaagtcccccccaccccccgctcccTACCATGGGGCCTGTTGGGAGTCTGCTGGATGCCTCCCCCAAGCCCTAAGCAGCCAATCTCACCAACTCTTCCTGGTTTGAAACAGGCTCCAGAGAGTGGCCATAGGGGTACATGAGCATCTGAGAGTAGCTGTGGATGGAGATCAGAGCCTTGATGTTCCCGTGGGACATGATGAAGTCCACAATGGCAGCCACTTCTGGCTCTGACTGAGGGGAGGGCCCATGATAAGTCTCTGAGCAGGGGTTGTTGTTAGAACCATTTCCTGGAAGTAGAATCAAAGCACCCAAAGTGTTCAAATTCCCAGGCTTGGGAAAGACACTTAGTGCTCACAAAATATACTGTATTCCTCTACATTTCCTAGCCTCTTTTGCAGTTTGGTTGAGGTCATGTGACTACTTTTGACCAATGAGAATGTGAGCAGTAATGATGTGTCACTTCTAGTTGGAGGCTAAGAGCAAGTGCGACTTCTCGACACTCTCTTCTGTCTGTGTGCTTGAAGGAAAAAACTCTAAATGGAGAAGTGTCCTGGATCCCTCTGTCACCAGTGGAAGAGAGCTGTCAAGGAGGGTCACCTACCCACATTGGACTTTGtttgcatgaaaaataaatttttattgtgttaagccactgagatttggaggGATATTTGTTACTGCTTCATACCCTAGTCTAGTACGTCAGAGGAGTGTTGCCACACCATGACTCAGCAGCTCTGTGGCCCTGCAGGGAGTTCCCTTGGCTTGTCCTTTGGTTAAGTCCTCACTGTGGTTCCATTAGAAAGGCAGGCCTGCCTCAGCAGTTGCCAGTCGGTCTCCAACCTGGCCTCCCCTATGAGCAGCAACCCCTTTGAGCTGATCCTTCTCTGCTGACCCTCCACTGCCATGGGAAAGGCTTGGGTCAGTTGAGTGCTCAGACTTATTGTCTGCTCAAGCTTTGCCATAGCCATGGCCCAAGAACAGCATGAACTTGGAGGAAAAGAGAGACTAGATCACCACAGGTGCCCAAGGCTGGTCTGGGAACCACAGATGCAAAGAGTCTTTGAAAATTCTTCTTGGGGACCTAAGTTGGAGAGAGGGCAAAGAGCAGCTGCGCTTCTATTTTGTTCACAAATTTAATTTGTTCCCATCTCCTACTAGACTCTTTGCTCCccatctcttttcttccccttctgttttcctcccctccccaagggCCACGTCATGGAGGGCTAGGCTGGGCTGGTCAAGATCTGTGGGTTAGGAACACAACTGGAAAGAGCATCCCGGGTCCTGCTCTCACTCCTCCTCCCTGAAATGACTGCACAGAAGCCCAGTCAGAGGCCAGGGATTGCCCCAACTTCTGAAGCCTCCTGAGGATGCCAGAGCACCCCTCAGGGCAGTGAGTTGGCCAGAGAGCTGGGAGGCTTGCCCACCAGTTCAGATGCTGCTCTAGTACTGCAGCAAACAGGTCCTCCCCAAGGGTGCAGGTGAGGGCGGTGCGCTGGGAGGGATGATCTACAGATCACTCTTTACACAGAAATTAAATTAAGGCAAtaataaaaccataaacaaaatctTCCCCCCTGAGTCACTAACCAGACACTCGCTATTTCTGGCCACAGGCAGGCCCAGAGGCTATTCTGTCACCTGGGAACGCATCTCTTCTTGGTCTTCGGGTCCTTGCCTAGGGCGAGGACTGACCCTGGTTAGAAGGGGATGTGCCTGCAGGAAACGAGGGGGTTAGGAGCAGCCTCCCAGGCTGGAGCTGGCCCAGCTAACAGTGGCCCTGTTTGTTGTGTCTGCTGGGAGCCTCTGCACCTGCTACACTTGATGAATGACAAATAGCAACAGATGAGCAGAGCAGGGAGGCTGCAAGCTTTGTCTGCGTTTGCAGCCCACGCATGGAAAGTGGTTCCCCTGCCAACGACCAGGTGGCTTTGCCCAAATATGGAGAAACACTTCAGGCCGTTAGTTCTGGTTTGAGCTAAGCAGAATAAACTAATCTTCCCCTGACCAAATGGGAATTAGCTGTCTGCCTCTGACTTTCACAGTCAACGTCCTCTGAGCCTGCCTGTTTCACAAGTACCTGCTAATGGATTCATtagctatttatttttccttctctaaaaatgtaatttgtaGCAAGGGGAACTCGCTGGAAGGACATggtaaattattaaaagcagtaatCTTTGGGTAGTGGGATTATGGGAGCTTTTTGTCCCCTCTGggctttttttcccacatttttttttttacattgtgtatatatatataaaatgatgtttttttCCTGTGGTGAAACTcacaaaagttattttctttaagaGGTAATTTGTCTTTCTTCTAGCCAGTCTATCTCAGGGTACGTGGGCACTCCCTTCAGCCAGTTCTGAGGGGCCCACGTGGATGCCCTCTTGGGGGGCAAATGTCTGGTTATTTGGAGGTGGAAACACCTAATTTCATGTGGCTGTGTTCCCTTACACAAGCAGCTAAAACACAGCCCCAGACTCTCAGGCAACCCCCTACACTGTGGGCTGGTGGCCTCGCTCTGGATGCTTCAGAGCTCTCCTTATTTTTCAGTGAGAACAGACTCAAATCAGATTTTCAAAGCAATGGGCATCCAGATCTAGAATGTTCTATCTCGTTGGCTTGACCTCCCATCTGCAGATCTGCTTTTCAACAGCATGGCGAAGGGGTAGGAGCAGCCAACATCATGGCATTGTCTCCTGTGGAGCCAAACCCTGATCCCCCAGTATAGTGTGGGGGCAGTGTCTGGGGGCCGAGGGCTGTACCCATAAACCCCTCTGTTTTGGAGACTTTCCTGGTTAGACCCAGCACCCCAACCATCAAATTGCTGCATTCCCAGGGTCCACATactcatctctgggctttctggaagcctcactttccccatctagTCCCTAAGCCCCTCGCGTGGCAAGGGAGATAATCAGGAAGAACACCAAGGGAACTCAGGAGGAAGCTGCCTACCCCTCCTTTGAACCATACAACCCTGCAGGTAAACAACAGTCCAACAGCCCAGGGTCACAAAGTAATTGGGCCAAAAATAAAAGCCAGGCTCAAGTCAGTGTTAATGATAAGGAACTAGCTTATTCTATGTTTGAACCTTTGTTCTGGCCTCCCCAGAGGGCAAAATTTGGGTCACAGGTCTCAGGGAATGAATTTGGAGGCATTTTCTTGTGGCATGCTCCATTCAAGGAAGGGCGAGAGATATTTGGGTGGGGCGCCACAAATTCTGGGTTTTGAACAATGAGCAAGACTACTTTGGACCTCCTTAAGCCTTTCTCTGCCATATTTAGGATCTGACCCTTGCAGTTAGTCCCCATGCAAGGAGCTGTTTCCCATGAAGGCTTagcatatgtatacatttaacaGACATATGCAACCTCTCCCCATACCTCATGGCCAATCCTAGGCATGTGCCTGCCTGTCCCTGGCCATGACTCACTTGCATTAGCTAACTGCTTTGCCTCCCCAGTTATGAGTCAACATAATCTGACTGTGTGGGAGACGTGCCAGGAACCAAGTCCTCTCTAGCCCTGCCCCCGGGTGCAGCAGACTGCAGTACCTCCAAAGCCTGACTTCCAGTTCCTGTTAAGATCCACACCAATGCAGAAGATTCCGGGTCTGCTGGACTTGTTCTTCCGCCACAAGCGGTTCTGAAAAAGCGCAGGGCAGGTGACCTCATTCACTGGGCCCATTCCTGGGTGGGAGCCTCTGACATCCTGGTCTAGGAAGGGGGGTCCGGCAGGCCAGGGAGGGGCAAAAGGAAGGAATCTCTAGGGCTGGATGGGGCTGGCATGGGGCTGGGCCAAGGCTGCAGATCAGATGCTTTGTGGTTAAACCTGGGGTATTATGAGGTTAAACATGGGTATGGAGAGAGGCCCAAGCACAGCCAATCAACAGTGGCCTTCCCTGGGCAGCAAGAGGGAGGCTGAATGAAGGGCAAGAGCTGCAGCTACAGCACCTGAGCAGCCCGCCTGCCTCAGTGAGACTCTGCAAGGAGCCCCCGAGGGGCCTGCCCCTAGGGAAACTCAGCCAAGCATCCCAAAGCCACAGTGACCTTTCCTTCATTCCCCCACAGCTGACCCCTGATCCTTGACCCCCTCCCTCTCAGGTACTCTCACCATGCTGTGGGTATAAGCAAACCCATCAGGGTTGGAGACAATCTCCATGAAGATGTCCATGGCGTTCAGTACGTCTGTCACGATGCGGGCTTTGCCATATTCATTGACAATCTGCAAGAAAGGGCAGGGTGGGGATAGGGTGAGGGACAGGAGGCCCTGCCGGGCTCTCCTCCGAAGCAGAGCAGGACATCTGTACAGCCAGTGGCTGCAGGCAGGGGTGGCATCAGTCATCAGGTTCAGCCTTGTGCAGAACCAAAGGCTGGGATTTTAAACAACTAGAAGGCAGAGGACAGCTGGGGACTCTGTGCTGCAAAAGGCCAGAGCACATGGCAGCTGTTCCATAGGGCAGGAGCGTAGACAGCCCCGGGTTAGGAGAACCATGAATAAGTTTTCAACCGGAGGTGCCCTTAAATAGTTGagcagcccccaccccccagcccagcccccatgGTCCGTGCTGACCTTCCTGGCAGTCCAGATGCCGGTGGCATGGGTGATCCACTCCCGGGAGTGGATTCCAGTGTCGATCCAGATGGCTGGGCGCTGAGAACCTCCAGTGCTGAACTGGGGAAAAGCACCAGGCCCCATACAAGTTTGAACCAAAACAGCTATAGGGCTGTCCCTAGACTGCCTGGAAGGAGGCCCCAGATGTATCCTCACTGCCTGGAGCGGCCCCGTGTTCCTGAGAGGGGGGCTGTAGGTGGAGGTAACTGTGCATGAGCCCATAGAAAGTGCACACG
Coding sequences within it:
- the CPA5 gene encoding carboxypeptidase A5 isoform X1: MQGFPGGSAGRALSPVDRQTLLVCSFILAAALGQMNFTGDQVLRVLAKNEKQLSLLRDLEGLKSQKVDFWRGPARPSLPVDMRVPFSALKDIKAYLESHGLAYSIMIKDIQVLLDEEREAMAKSRRLERSTSSFSYSSYHTLEEIYTWIDNFVTEHSDIVSKIQIGHSFENRSILVLKFSTGGSQRPAIWIDTGIHSREWITHATGIWTARKIVNEYGKARIVTDVLNAMDIFMEIVSNPDGFAYTHSMNRLWRKNKSSRPGIFCIGVDLNRNWKSGFGGNGSNNNPCSETYHGPSPQSEPEVAAIVDFIMSHGNIKALISIHSYSQMLMYPYGHSLEPVSNQEELMWPVGSLSTGPMTVASSTPSPSSSVTRGTMASCCRPPRLSPQPRRRGWPFGPSWSTRLITPTDNTAEGRARGFVFFPKAWAPPETQVMDPFPTPALTP
- the CPA5 gene encoding carboxypeptidase A5 isoform X2 yields the protein MQGFPGGSAGRALSPVDRQTLLVCSFILAAALGQMNFTGDQVLRVLAKNEKQLSLLRDLEGLKSQKVDFWRGPARPSLPVDMRVPFSALKDIKAYLESHGLAYSIMIKDIQVLLDEEREAMAKSRRLERSTSSFSYSSYHTLEEIYTWIDNFVTEHSDIVSKIQIGHSFENRSILVLKFSTGGSQRPAIWIDTGIHSREWITHATGIWTARKIVNEYGKARIVTDVLNAMDIFMEIVSNPDGFAYTHSMNRLWRKNKSSRPGIFCIGVDLNRNWKSGFGGNGSNNNPCSETYHGPSPQSEPEVAAIVDFIMSHGNIKALISIHSYSQMLMYPYGHSLEPVSNQEELYSLAKDAVQALYEVHGIEYIYGSISTTLYVASGITVDWAYDSGIKYSFTFELRDTGHYGFLLPATQIIPTAQETWMAIWTIMEHTLNHPY